A region of Bacteroidetes Order II. bacterium DNA encodes the following proteins:
- the era gene encoding GTPase Era — protein MEDLSLLFKVPPDFRCGYVALVGRPNAGKSTLMNALLGLKLSIVTAKAQTTRHRVLGILTNEQAQVIFLDTPGIIKPNYKLQERMMSSVQGAVMDADLVVFLIDAQHEHMHPEVLNYLKDRPAILAINKMDLVSKEKVLPLVSQCLEQRDFEAVVPISALKGKQLDVLLQEITSRLPNGVPFYPPDQVSEHPERFFIAETIREKIFQRFHQEVPYATQVNIVAYEAREDRADLIDAEIVVERETQKGILIGKKGIALKEVGSEARKDIEALIGKKVFLQLHVKVRDDWRSKEHFLNAYGYRISS, from the coding sequence ATGGAAGATCTGAGTTTATTGTTTAAAGTCCCGCCAGATTTCCGGTGCGGCTATGTGGCACTTGTGGGGCGTCCGAACGCGGGTAAAAGCACCCTTATGAATGCCTTATTGGGGCTAAAGTTATCCATCGTTACCGCCAAGGCACAAACCACCCGACATCGGGTTTTGGGCATTCTGACCAATGAACAGGCACAAGTAATCTTTTTAGATACGCCTGGCATCATTAAACCAAACTATAAGTTGCAAGAACGCATGATGTCTTCGGTACAGGGGGCGGTAATGGATGCGGATTTGGTGGTTTTTTTAATAGATGCGCAACACGAGCATATGCATCCGGAAGTGTTGAACTATTTAAAAGACCGACCTGCCATCCTAGCGATCAATAAAATGGATCTCGTTTCCAAAGAAAAAGTATTGCCTTTGGTTAGTCAATGTCTTGAACAACGTGATTTTGAAGCGGTAGTGCCTATTTCGGCTCTGAAAGGAAAGCAGTTAGATGTTTTATTACAAGAGATCACGTCCCGTTTGCCAAATGGCGTCCCTTTTTATCCACCAGATCAGGTGAGCGAGCACCCCGAACGATTTTTTATCGCCGAAACCATCCGCGAGAAAATATTCCAACGGTTTCATCAGGAAGTGCCATACGCCACACAGGTGAATATTGTGGCCTATGAAGCACGCGAAGACCGTGCGGATCTGATTGATGCAGAGATTGTGGTGGAACGTGAAACCCAGAAAGGAATCCTAATTGGGAAAAAAGGAATTGCCTTAAAAGAAGTGGGAAGTGAAGCCCGAAAGGACATTGAAGCATTGATCGGTAAAAAAGTATTTTTGCAGTTACATGTAAAAGTTCGTGATGACTGGCGGAGCAAAGAGCACTTTCTGAATGCTTACGGCTACCGAATTTCTTCCTGA
- a CDS encoding DinB family protein yields the protein MMQLTHSAISRLRSQHESIPFILNGMNEHMLRYRPDSQKWSISEHVAHLARYQELMPERIKKLLLEENPHFQRYEAEQDPRFSYWCKMEWRVLWSGLVAGRQELIKLLIDLRPTDIERTAVHPLYGAIPIPFWVEFFLIHEAHHLYAILQLVGNMRALQRQG from the coding sequence ATGATGCAACTCACCCACTCCGCGATCAGTAGATTACGTTCTCAGCATGAGTCCATTCCTTTTATACTAAATGGAATGAATGAGCATATGTTACGTTATAGGCCAGATTCCCAAAAATGGAGTATTTCAGAGCATGTGGCCCATTTGGCACGGTACCAAGAATTAATGCCTGAGCGGATCAAAAAGCTTCTCCTTGAAGAAAATCCTCATTTTCAACGCTACGAAGCAGAACAAGACCCTCGGTTTTCTTATTGGTGCAAGATGGAATGGCGGGTGCTGTGGTCGGGTTTGGTGGCTGGGCGGCAAGAATTGATAAAATTGCTTATAGACCTTCGGCCTACAGACATCGAGCGGACGGCTGTTCATCCACTTTATGGGGCAATTCCCATTCCATTTTGGGTGGAATTTTTCCTGATTCACGAAGCACATCATCTGTATGCCATTCTACAACTGGTGGGGAATATGCGGGCGTTACAGCGACAAGGATAG